In Rhizorhabdus phycosphaerae, the genomic stretch TTCTGGGGAGACTTCCTGTTTCACCAGGGGCAATATGCGGATGCGGCCAAGGCGCTGAAGACCGCTCTGGCGGCTCCTGCCCGACCGGGCCGGGAGGTCGCCGACTCGGGTCGGCGCGGCGAGATACAGAAGCTGCTGGGCCAGGTGAACGCCAAGCTCAAAGGCTGATATGGGGAGACAGGCGGTCAGGGACGAATCCGAACAGCTTTCCGGCCTGACGAACGTGCTGGCCGCCCATCGCCCCCAACTCCTGCGGTTCTTCACGGCCAGAACCGGCGACCCCGGTGAAGCCGAGGACGTGCTGCAGGAAATCTGGCTTCATATCTCGCGAGCCGAGTCGGGTCCGATCGCCAATCCGCTCGCCTATCTGCACAAAGTAGGCATGAACATCGTCCTCGACCGGGTGCGCGAGCGTCGACGGAGGACGAAGCGAGAAAGCGACTGGATCGCCGTCGAGCATGATGTCGACCCGGCAGGGCCGGGCGAAGTGACGGATCATGCGCCATCGCCTTTGGCCGTGCTCGAGGGACGCGATCGTCTCCGCAGGCTTGCCGAAGCGATCGGGCAGCTCCCGCCTGGTGCGGCCAGAGTGTTCAGGCGGCACAAGCTGGACGGGCTGAGCCATGGAGAAGTGGCGGCCGAACTGGGGATAAGCCGCAGCGCGGTCGAGAAGCACATAGCGGTGGCATTACGGCATCTGCGGGAGCTGATGGCATGATGACCCGCGATCGGACTGGGGTGATCGGCATGCGGCGGCGTCTATCGTCAACGAGGGTGGATGCGGCGCAGGAGGAGCGCAATGGAAGGCATTGAACAGGAGGACGCGCAAATCCGCGACGAAGCCGCAGGCTGGCACGTGGCGTCGGCGTCCGACGAGATGGATTGGGAGGCGTTCGCCGACTGGCTGGAACGCGATCCGCGCCATCGCGACGCCTATGACAGCGTCGCATTGCTCGACCAGGAGATCGAGGCCAGTCGCGATGCGATCCTCACCCTCATCCCGGCCAACGATGTGGAAGAGCCGGAACCCGCCGCCGGGAAGCCGCATCGCCGCCGCTGGTGGGCCGGCGGCGGCCTGGCGCTGGCAGCCTGCCTTGCGCTTGTCGCGATGCCGCAGCAGATGCCGTTCGGTCAGCACTCCTCGTCGTCGACCTATCGTACGGCGGATGCCGGACGGACCATCGCCCTGCGCGACGGCAGCAGCATCGCGCTGGGCGGGAAGAGCGAACTGGTCCTCGCCGATGCCGGAGACTCCATCCGCATGACCGGAGGCATCGCCCATTTCGACATCCGTCACGATCCATCCAGGCAGATGGTGATCGACACCGGTTCGGTGCAAATTCGCGACATCGGAACGCAATTCGACCTGATCGTCGCCCCCCCGCATACCACCGTCGCGGTAAGCGAGGGGCGGCTGAGCGTTACGCCCCGTGACGGCTCCCCCATCATGTTGACGGCAGGCCATCGCCTGGATCTCGACGAGGAGAGCGGCGATGCCACGATAAGACAGGCCCCAACAGCCTCGGTCGGCAGCTGGCGGCAGGGCCGCCTCGTCTATGACAATTCGCCGCTGGCTCTGGTCGCCATCGATGTCGGACGCTATTCGGGACAAAGAATATCGGTCGATCCGCAGATTGCCGATTTGCGCATGTCCGGGGTTCTCAATATCGGTGACGGCTCGAAGCTTCTTTCCCAGGTCACCGCGCTGCTGCCGGTCAGGGCCGACACGCAAGGTAAGACCGTTCGTCTGGTGGCTGCTCGCTGACCTCTTCGCATGCGCCGTTCCTGCACATGCGGCGCCCGTGCAGCTGGACATACCGGCATCGGATCTGGGCCAGGCCTTGCTCGCTTTCTCGCGGCAGACGGGAGAATCCGTGGGTGCCGCCGGCGCCCTGCCCCGACGCCATGTGCGCAGGATCAGAGGCACCTTCGACCCCCAGGATGCGCTTGGACGGATCGTGCGGGGCAGCGGACTTCGCGTCATCCGTGCCGGGGCCGGACTCTGGCGCCTCGAGACTGCGACACAAGCTGGGCCGACCGTCGACAAGCCTGTCGACCATGCGGGCGAAGAGATCGTTGTCAGCGGCTCCAAGAGGGATGAGGCGCTGGCCACGATCCCGGTCGCCGTCTCCATCGTCAGGCCCAGCCTTCCCGACGGATTGATCGCAGGCCGTGGGCTGCAGGAGCTTGCAGGCGACACGGAAGGGATTTTCGCAACAAACCTGGGCCCCGGG encodes the following:
- a CDS encoding RNA polymerase sigma factor, with translation MGRQAVRDESEQLSGLTNVLAAHRPQLLRFFTARTGDPGEAEDVLQEIWLHISRAESGPIANPLAYLHKVGMNIVLDRVRERRRRTKRESDWIAVEHDVDPAGPGEVTDHAPSPLAVLEGRDRLRRLAEAIGQLPPGAARVFRRHKLDGLSHGEVAAELGISRSAVEKHIAVALRHLRELMA
- a CDS encoding FecR family protein, with product MEGIEQEDAQIRDEAAGWHVASASDEMDWEAFADWLERDPRHRDAYDSVALLDQEIEASRDAILTLIPANDVEEPEPAAGKPHRRRWWAGGGLALAACLALVAMPQQMPFGQHSSSSTYRTADAGRTIALRDGSSIALGGKSELVLADAGDSIRMTGGIAHFDIRHDPSRQMVIDTGSVQIRDIGTQFDLIVAPPHTTVAVSEGRLSVTPRDGSPIMLTAGHRLDLDEESGDATIRQAPTASVGSWRQGRLVYDNSPLALVAIDVGRYSGQRISVDPQIADLRMSGVLNIGDGSKLLSQVTALLPVRADTQGKTVRLVAAR